Proteins from one Ammoniphilus sp. CFH 90114 genomic window:
- a CDS encoding site-specific integrase, which produces MNPLWPENESYIEEYAQEIKQRKEGSTVKLYLSEAKHYLIWLQQKKKSFHEMTKEDLLECREDMLLKGRKITTVNKWISVMSSFLKWAKGRGYLTTNFAEHLRFLEEKKDKPKWLSMEQEMLLLKQAEQERSSLKKARNEALIYVLLYAGLRVEEVSDLLLDSIDQGELVVMEEDVEKRRIPIDLGLQVKLLDWLKYRSQSMKVFHQESSSLFVTERSGNMQPRSIQFVVEGYSDKLGFTVTCQILRHTFCRRLVEKGVPLQTIKQWAGHKSIQSTLRYVEE; this is translated from the coding sequence TTGAATCCTCTCTGGCCGGAGAACGAATCTTATATCGAAGAGTACGCACAGGAAATAAAGCAAAGAAAAGAAGGCAGTACGGTGAAGCTGTATTTGTCGGAAGCGAAGCATTATCTAATATGGCTGCAGCAGAAGAAGAAGTCCTTTCATGAGATGACGAAGGAGGATCTGCTGGAATGCCGTGAGGATATGTTGCTGAAGGGTCGGAAGATCACGACGGTTAATAAGTGGATCTCGGTGATGAGTTCGTTCCTGAAGTGGGCGAAGGGAAGAGGCTACTTAACGACGAACTTTGCGGAGCATCTTCGCTTTCTAGAAGAGAAGAAGGACAAGCCTAAATGGCTGTCAATGGAGCAAGAGATGTTGTTGTTAAAGCAAGCCGAGCAGGAGCGTAGTTCGTTGAAGAAAGCCCGGAACGAGGCGTTGATTTATGTGTTGTTGTATGCCGGTTTAAGGGTGGAAGAGGTATCCGATCTTCTTCTCGATTCCATTGACCAAGGGGAGTTGGTGGTGATGGAAGAGGATGTGGAAAAAAGAAGGATTCCGATTGACTTAGGCCTTCAGGTGAAGCTTTTGGATTGGCTGAAGTATCGTTCGCAATCCATGAAGGTGTTTCATCAAGAGAGCTCTTCTTTATTTGTTACCGAACGCTCGGGAAACATGCAGCCGAGATCGATCCAGTTTGTGGTCGAAGGGTACAGCGATAAGCTGGGTTTTACGGTGACATGCCAGATTCTACGGCATACGTTTTGTCGCAGGTTGGTGGAGAAGGGTGTACCGCTGCAGACGATTAAGCAATGGGCAGGGCATAAATCGATTCAAAGTACCCTGCGCTATGTGGAGGAGTAG
- a CDS encoding ABC transporter ATP-binding protein, which yields MIEFKDITKKYDDGTVALKGINLTINEGELVTLIGPSGCGKTTTMKMINRLVESSSGQILVNGQDISKVDPVSLRRDIGYVIQQIGLFPHMTIRENVALVPKLKKMDKNLYMKKVDELLDLVGLDPSKFGDRYPAELSGGQQQRVGVIRAMAAEPPIILMDEPFSALDPISREQLQDELVRLQEEVKKTIVFVSHDMDEALKIADRIVLMKDGEIVQVDTPEKMLRRPKNDFVRSFIGEERLSTGTDTLLVEDVMITKPATASQKRGLAYAAKLMKQSRVNSLLITDKNHVLKGIVSKEVVELNYKEEERALEELMNTDFHAVLVGTSVTEAVELMKEKGLSHLPVTDQDGRLAGLITSSSLIDALLKVS from the coding sequence ATGATTGAGTTTAAAGATATCACGAAAAAGTATGACGACGGAACGGTTGCTTTAAAGGGGATTAATTTGACGATTAATGAAGGGGAGCTTGTCACGTTAATCGGGCCGAGTGGTTGCGGAAAGACGACGACGATGAAGATGATTAATCGCTTGGTCGAGTCGAGCTCGGGTCAGATCCTGGTTAATGGACAAGACATATCGAAGGTCGATCCGGTTTCTTTACGACGAGATATCGGGTATGTGATTCAGCAGATTGGGCTGTTTCCTCATATGACGATCCGCGAGAACGTGGCTTTGGTACCGAAGTTAAAGAAGATGGACAAGAACTTGTACATGAAAAAAGTCGACGAGTTGCTTGACCTGGTAGGATTGGATCCGAGCAAGTTTGGGGATCGTTATCCTGCAGAGTTAAGTGGAGGGCAGCAGCAGAGGGTTGGAGTAATCCGTGCGATGGCTGCAGAGCCGCCGATTATTTTGATGGACGAGCCGTTTAGTGCCCTTGATCCCATTAGTCGTGAGCAACTGCAGGATGAGTTGGTTCGCTTGCAGGAAGAAGTGAAGAAGACGATTGTCTTTGTTTCGCATGATATGGATGAAGCTCTGAAGATTGCCGATCGTATTGTATTGATGAAGGATGGAGAGATCGTGCAGGTCGATACACCGGAGAAGATGCTTCGTCGTCCTAAAAATGATTTTGTTCGCTCCTTTATCGGGGAGGAACGATTGAGTACAGGAACGGACACCTTATTGGTGGAAGATGTGATGATTACCAAGCCGGCAACGGCGTCACAGAAGCGTGGACTCGCTTATGCGGCCAAACTGATGAAACAATCCCGAGTAAACAGCCTTCTTATTACGGATAAGAACCATGTGCTCAAAGGGATCGTGAGCAAAGAGGTAGTTGAGCTCAATTATAAAGAAGAAGAACGTGCGCTAGAAGAGTTGATGAATACGGATTTTCATGCCGTATTGGTTGGTACAAGTGTAACGGAGGCTGTTGAATTGATGAAGGAAAAGGGACTATCACATCTGCCGGTTACGGATCAGGATGGACGACTCGCGGGTCTGATTACGAGTTCGAGCTTGATTGATGCCTTGCTGAAAGTATCTTAA